The bacterium genome includes a window with the following:
- the serS gene encoding serine--tRNA ligase — protein MIDLKTLREDPDLLRAAIKNRGDKIDLEEIIQLDVKRRQVITRIDNLRKDRNDISEEVGKLKKQGKDAAALMEKAKKTGEEIKQAEQEFKGIEAKFNEQVSFLPNIPHASVPVGHGSESNVVVRGLKEPPKYDFKPLPHWDIGEGLGILDQKRAVKLSGSRFILYTGIGAQLERALINFFLDTHTTKHGYKEIMPPVLNNTDSLYGTGQLPRLASEMYKCEVDDLYLIPTAEVPLTNMHREETIPEKELPICYVAYTPCFRREAGSYGKEVRGITRVHQFNKVELVKYTTVETGYDEFEKLLDDAEDIVKLLQLPYRILLLCTGDMTSASAKTYDIEVYAPGMGEWLEVSSVSCYEQYQARRAGIRYRKTTGGSDFVYTINGSGLATPRVFIGILEHFQTKDGRIKIPDALQPYMNREYIE, from the coding sequence ATGATTGACCTGAAGACATTGCGCGAAGATCCTGACCTGTTGCGCGCTGCCATAAAGAACCGCGGGGACAAGATCGACCTGGAAGAAATAATCCAACTCGACGTGAAACGGCGCCAGGTCATCACGCGGATCGACAACCTGAGGAAGGACCGGAACGATATTTCCGAGGAAGTGGGAAAACTGAAAAAACAAGGCAAAGACGCTGCGGCTCTGATGGAAAAGGCCAAAAAGACCGGTGAAGAGATCAAACAAGCAGAGCAGGAATTCAAGGGCATTGAGGCCAAGTTCAATGAGCAGGTTTCTTTTCTGCCCAATATCCCGCACGCATCCGTGCCGGTCGGGCATGGCAGCGAATCCAATGTCGTTGTCCGGGGCTTGAAGGAACCGCCGAAATATGATTTTAAGCCGTTGCCGCACTGGGATATCGGCGAGGGGTTGGGCATATTGGACCAGAAAAGAGCCGTTAAATTATCCGGTTCTCGTTTTATTCTTTACACCGGTATCGGCGCCCAGCTGGAACGCGCGTTGATCAATTTTTTCCTGGACACGCACACGACCAAGCACGGTTACAAGGAAATAATGCCGCCGGTACTGAACAATACTGACAGTTTATACGGTACGGGCCAGCTGCCCCGGCTCGCGTCGGAAATGTACAAGTGCGAGGTCGATGATCTTTACCTCATACCCACAGCCGAGGTGCCGCTGACCAACATGCACCGCGAAGAAACGATCCCGGAAAAAGAACTGCCGATCTGCTACGTGGCATACACTCCCTGTTTCCGCCGTGAAGCCGGTTCCTACGGCAAGGAAGTGCGTGGTATCACCAGGGTCCACCAGTTCAACAAGGTCGAGCTCGTGAAATACACCACGGTGGAGACCGGGTATGACGAGTTCGAAAAATTGCTGGACGATGCCGAGGATATCGTGAAATTGCTCCAGCTGCCGTACCGGATATTGCTGCTCTGCACCGGTGACATGACCTCGGCTTCGGCCAAGACCTATGACATTGAAGTTTACGCGCCGGGCATGGGCGAATGGCTGGAAGTGTCGTCGGTTAGCTGTTACGAGCAGTACCAGGCGCGCCGCGCCGGTATCAGGTACCGTAAGACGACCGGCGGTTCGGATTTTGTTTATACCATAAACGGGTCGGGTCTTGCCACGCCCAGGGTTTTTATCGGCATCCTGGAACACTTTCAGACCAAAGACGGCAGGATCAAGATACCTGACGCGCTCCAGCCTTATATGAACCGGGAATATATTGAGTAA
- a CDS encoding nitrilase-related carbon-nitrogen hydrolase, whose amino-acid sequence MKAGFLQFCPVFGAKQHNLARIKTLLHGTLADLVVLPELCSTGYLFSDWDELEGFAEGLDGPTTMFMVSLAREMNCAFAYGFAEAWGSTIYNSVALVSPEGVIGVYRKVHLFMDEKSLFTAGNEGFRVLTHAGVAYGMLICFDWIFPEAARTLALKGAQVILHPANLVLPHCPGAMVTRAIENRVFIITANRTGAEERAGKECRFIGQSQVIAPDGKVLVRAQEDECVKIVDINPAQANDKNITPSNNLFEDRKPGLYGC is encoded by the coding sequence ATGAAGGCCGGTTTCCTGCAGTTTTGTCCGGTGTTCGGCGCGAAACAGCATAACCTCGCAAGGATCAAGACGCTGCTGCACGGCACTTTGGCGGACCTGGTCGTGCTGCCGGAGCTGTGCAGTACCGGGTACCTTTTTTCCGATTGGGACGAGCTGGAAGGGTTCGCTGAAGGCCTGGACGGCCCGACCACGATGTTCATGGTGTCGCTTGCCCGGGAGATGAATTGTGCCTTCGCGTACGGTTTTGCCGAGGCCTGGGGGAGCACGATCTATAATTCGGTCGCCCTGGTTTCTCCGGAGGGGGTGATCGGCGTTTACCGGAAAGTACATTTATTCATGGATGAAAAATCGCTTTTCACCGCCGGCAACGAAGGTTTTCGAGTCCTTACGCACGCCGGCGTTGCTTATGGAATGCTGATCTGTTTTGACTGGATCTTCCCCGAGGCCGCGCGTACCCTGGCGCTGAAAGGCGCGCAGGTCATACTTCACCCCGCCAATCTCGTGCTGCCGCATTGTCCGGGCGCAATGGTCACGCGTGCCATCGAGAACCGCGTGTTCATCATAACGGCTAACCGGACCGGTGCGGAGGAACGGGCGGGCAAGGAATGCCGGTTCATTGGTCAAAGCCAGGTAATTGCTCCTGACGGAAAAGTCCTGGTCCGCGCCCAGGAGGATGAATGCGTTAAAATAGTTGACATCAACCCGGCGCAGGCGAACGACAAGAATATTACACCTTCAAACAATTTATTCGAGGACCGAAAACCGGGTCTTTACGGGTGTTGA
- a CDS encoding type II toxin-antitoxin system RelE/ParE family toxin — MLSLKELYKGAKKTVVALVEDGRSQVIEYLELLDERSKKKMKALMKHMADTGILHGPDLFRHEGDGIYVFKVHHPCSARIFCFFDKNNVVVCTHGADKPGSRLKIEVKKAKEMRAQYLKQRSE; from the coding sequence ATGCTATCTTTAAAAGAACTTTATAAAGGAGCTAAGAAAACCGTGGTGGCGTTGGTCGAAGATGGAAGATCGCAAGTAATCGAATATCTTGAATTGTTGGATGAGCGTTCCAAGAAAAAAATGAAAGCTTTAATGAAGCACATGGCGGATACGGGGATACTTCACGGCCCTGATCTTTTTCGTCATGAAGGTGATGGTATATATGTATTTAAGGTCCATCATCCGTGTAGTGCGCGTATTTTCTGTTTCTTTGACAAAAACAATGTTGTCGTGTGCACGCATGGTGCGGACAAACCTGGAAGTAGATTGAAAATTGAGGTTAAAAAAGCCAAAGAGATGAGAGCACAATATTTAAAGCAAAGGAGTGAATAA
- a CDS encoding radical SAM protein — MKNKEEVKGSGEEGMQIPKAQETFQLDWIDEFVRKIKPYVYVREVDKLLILIPNQAHRLNSSGFAILDYLLKGNTISKLLDMVGNTETKRREIHYFFCDLRSMVSGCMRDNEKREAVTYYEFTGDINDYPVLSEIAVTYRCNLNCEFCYVGRRDCRELQTSDLKKILFKIYNEARVPSVSFTGGEPLLRKDIFDLVRYASKTGLWTNLITNGTMLNEVVVNELKQAGLSSAQVSLEGPDQDLHEMITGHKGSFEATIKGISNLLAAEIPVHTNTTVSRTNIGHLDRILMLAKSIGLERLSMNLLIPCGTASSKKDLWVPYEEIGDIVLKLKDLAGREKMKFLWYSPVPMCFFNSIAHGLGNKSCAAVTGLLSIDPMGNVLPCSSWREPVGSLLKRSFKSIWESPMLAYFKKADYAPAECKSCHKFTICKGACPLYWKMNNSASVITQTTAQ, encoded by the coding sequence GTGAAAAATAAAGAAGAGGTGAAAGGGAGCGGTGAAGAAGGGATGCAGATACCAAAGGCACAAGAAACCTTCCAGTTGGATTGGATCGATGAGTTTGTCAGGAAAATAAAACCTTACGTTTATGTCCGCGAGGTCGATAAGCTCCTGATCCTTATCCCCAACCAGGCGCACCGTCTCAACAGTTCGGGTTTTGCCATCCTTGATTACCTGCTCAAGGGCAACACGATCAGCAAGCTGCTGGACATGGTCGGCAACACCGAAACCAAGAGGCGCGAGATCCATTATTTTTTCTGTGACCTGCGTTCTATGGTCAGCGGATGCATGAGGGACAATGAAAAGCGTGAAGCCGTAACTTACTATGAATTCACCGGCGACATCAACGACTACCCGGTGCTGTCCGAGATCGCGGTGACCTACCGCTGCAATCTGAATTGCGAATTTTGCTACGTTGGCAGACGTGATTGCCGCGAATTACAGACCTCGGACCTGAAAAAGATCCTGTTCAAGATCTACAATGAAGCCCGGGTCCCGTCGGTCAGCTTCACGGGCGGTGAACCGCTGCTGCGCAAAGATATCTTCGATCTTGTCCGCTACGCGTCAAAGACCGGGCTCTGGACAAACCTGATCACCAACGGCACCATGCTCAACGAGGTCGTGGTCAATGAATTGAAACAAGCCGGCCTGTCAAGCGCCCAGGTAAGCCTTGAAGGTCCGGACCAGGACCTCCATGAAATGATCACCGGGCACAAGGGTTCGTTCGAAGCTACGATCAAAGGAATAAGCAACCTCCTTGCCGCGGAAATCCCGGTCCATACCAATACCACGGTCTCAAGAACGAATATCGGACACCTTGACAGGATACTGATGCTGGCAAAAAGCATCGGCTTGGAACGTCTTTCCATGAACTTGCTGATCCCGTGCGGGACCGCGTCATCCAAGAAGGACCTGTGGGTGCCATACGAAGAGATCGGCGATATTGTGCTAAAACTCAAAGATCTGGCCGGTCGCGAAAAAATGAAATTCCTGTGGTATTCGCCGGTTCCCATGTGTTTCTTCAATTCCATCGCGCACGGCCTTGGCAATAAATCATGCGCCGCGGTCACGGGACTGCTGAGCATCGATCCGATGGGGAACGTGCTCCCTTGTTCGTCATGGCGGGAGCCCGTGGGTTCGCTCCTGAAGCGGAGCTTTAAAAGTATCTGGGAATCGCCGATGCTCGCGTATTTCAAGAAAGCCGATTACGCGCCCGCCGAGTGCAAGAGCTGCCACAAGTTCACGATCTGCAAGGGTGCCTGCCCCCTGTATTGGAAAATGAACAACAGCGCGTCGGTCATCACGCAGACTACTGCGCAATGA
- a CDS encoding tetratricopeptide repeat protein, whose amino-acid sequence MRTDKRENVSSRRLGKIPIVLSIAIIAGVLLAAYWPCLNNGFTNWDDDKYVTDNPVIKSISWENIGNIFTVLYIGAYTPVPLLSFMIEYRLAGQDSRLYHATNLLFHFFNCILVFALALYLSKNIKAALAIALLFGIHPLKVESVAWATERKDVMYAFFYLAAIGLYIIYARRRNILYYVLMILAFLLSLGSKPAAMTLPFILLLYDHFRESRITARAWLNKLPLAAIAVVFGIFATIGQHALDRTRVWSMQSLFELPGVVGRELIFYMGKIFLPIKLSCLYPLIAPYKTFLPNAAAALGIVVLIILVYLLFRYNRRIAYGVLFFLITILPALSVVRQGLPAADRFTYMPILGIILALAAAGQYFGQRLARNPVLTRSLAIAALVVVTGLFGIVTNARCRVWRTSLTLWNDALAKYPDLSIAYTNRGKYYLDTAQFKSALADLNNAITLDPRNALAFYNRGHANYNLGRYDSAIADLTNALALDSNYARAFDSRGMVYTVTGNFDGALADYSRAIAIFSKFAGAYNNRGLLYYDQRKFELALADFDRAIALNPSNLASYNNRGMLYFDQGKYELSIADFTSALKLDPQCTEAFYNRGLVHQARGDLAMALADLSRAIYYSPSYGEAYRLRAYVFYQTGDIMSAWQDVEMMRRIGFEVDPRFIDLLNRRSDK is encoded by the coding sequence ATGCGCACAGACAAGCGCGAAAACGTGAGTTCCCGCCGTCTTGGTAAAATACCAATCGTCCTTTCAATCGCAATCATCGCGGGCGTGCTTCTCGCTGCTTACTGGCCTTGTCTTAACAACGGCTTTACCAACTGGGATGATGACAAATACGTCACCGACAACCCGGTGATAAAAAGCATTTCGTGGGAAAACATCGGTAACATCTTTACTGTGCTCTATATCGGCGCTTACACCCCTGTGCCCCTCCTGTCATTCATGATCGAATACCGTCTTGCGGGGCAAGATTCGCGGCTTTACCACGCGACTAATCTGCTCTTCCACTTCTTCAACTGCATTCTGGTCTTTGCGCTGGCACTGTATTTAAGCAAGAACATTAAAGCCGCGCTGGCGATAGCGCTCCTGTTCGGAATCCATCCCCTTAAAGTGGAATCCGTAGCCTGGGCAACAGAACGGAAAGACGTCATGTACGCGTTCTTTTACCTTGCCGCCATAGGTCTTTATATTATTTATGCTCGCCGGCGGAACATTCTTTATTATGTTCTGATGATACTGGCATTCCTCCTATCGCTCGGTTCAAAGCCAGCGGCAATGACCTTGCCCTTTATCCTTTTGCTGTACGATCATTTCCGCGAAAGCCGCATTACGGCCCGGGCTTGGCTCAACAAGCTGCCGCTGGCCGCTATCGCCGTTGTTTTCGGCATCTTTGCCACTATCGGTCAGCACGCGCTTGACCGCACGCGGGTCTGGTCGATGCAGTCGCTCTTTGAATTGCCGGGCGTGGTCGGCCGGGAACTCATCTTCTACATGGGAAAGATCTTCCTGCCAATAAAATTATCATGTCTTTATCCCTTGATCGCGCCTTATAAGACCTTCCTCCCTAACGCCGCAGCGGCACTTGGCATCGTGGTATTGATCATCCTGGTTTACCTGCTTTTCCGTTATAACCGGCGCATTGCATATGGGGTATTGTTCTTTCTCATAACCATTCTACCCGCGCTCAGCGTTGTCCGCCAGGGCTTGCCCGCGGCTGACCGGTTCACGTACATGCCGATCCTGGGTATTATCCTTGCCCTGGCCGCGGCAGGCCAGTATTTTGGCCAGCGGTTAGCAAGAAACCCGGTTTTGACCCGATCCCTGGCGATAGCAGCGTTGGTCGTCGTTACTGGCCTCTTCGGCATCGTGACGAACGCACGTTGCCGGGTCTGGCGCACGAGCTTAACCCTGTGGAACGACGCGCTCGCAAAGTATCCTGACCTGAGCATCGCCTATACCAATCGCGGCAAATACTACCTTGATACAGCCCAGTTCAAATCAGCGCTTGCCGATCTCAATAATGCGATAACCCTTGACCCCCGCAATGCTCTGGCATTCTATAACCGGGGGCACGCCAACTATAACCTTGGTCGCTATGACAGCGCGATAGCGGATTTAACAAACGCCCTGGCTCTCGACAGTAATTACGCGCGCGCCTTTGACAGCCGCGGTATGGTCTACACCGTAACAGGGAATTTTGATGGCGCGCTGGCTGACTATAGCCGCGCCATCGCGATATTCTCCAAGTTCGCAGGCGCCTATAACAATCGCGGGCTTCTTTATTATGACCAGCGCAAATTCGAATTGGCGCTGGCTGACTTCGACCGGGCGATCGCTTTGAACCCGAGTAACCTGGCATCGTATAACAACCGTGGCATGCTCTACTTTGATCAAGGGAAGTACGAACTATCGATCGCTGATTTCACGAGCGCGCTTAAACTCGATCCGCAGTGTACCGAAGCTTTTTACAACCGTGGCCTTGTGCACCAGGCGCGCGGCGACCTCGCTATGGCACTTGCCGACCTGTCACGGGCGATCTATTATAGCCCCTCATACGGCGAAGCTTACCGCCTGCGGGCTTATGTGTTTTACCAGACCGGCGACATAATGAGCGCCTGGCAGGATGTTGAGATGATGCGCCGCATCGGTTTTGAGGTCGATCCGCGGTTCATTGACTTGCTCAACCGCCGGTCAGACAAATAA
- a CDS encoding tetratricopeptide repeat protein has protein sequence MTESRYLKPAFILAVTVITFISFYPCLSNSFVNWDDPELLTNNQSVQHLSLQNIGRLFTRYYCGTYIPLTLMSFAAEHGRFKDNPMPYHALNIILHALNALLVLWLVSLLSKNSWVAFIAALIFAVHPLRIESVAWIAERKDVLFAFFYLLAIITYIYYTGRARLLLYFASLACFVLALFAKGVAATLPFVLLLFDYFQNRRGRVIIINKLPYLVLAVFFTVIAISAQKTLPGHSFPFLKNIFIMSYVVLFYIGKTILPIGLSPLYPFPMTIVSKMPWQFWLAPIIVIIIAVLVIVTSRRSKMIAFGCLFFLLTILPVLQFIPVAGPEIAANRYTYIPSIGLILIFAEAIAWIYRKISSSHAGSLKFLPAAAIVVIIALFVVTSMNRCRVWKNSITLWSDVIKKYPDFPHAYTMRAQAYADADNMKMAVADYTRALDINPGFSAALLGRGNLLLKIGDFSGAIADYFRILEIDQKLVDAYVNRGNAYSALGQFDPALDDYNHALVIDPFNNNAIYNRAVVYFLIGNNDKAWQDVRRLLEVGYPVKPEFLEALKKQHPDQHP, from the coding sequence TTGACTGAATCGCGATACCTGAAACCGGCCTTTATCCTTGCCGTTACTGTAATTACATTTATATCATTCTACCCCTGCCTGAGCAACAGTTTCGTGAACTGGGATGACCCTGAACTGCTGACCAACAACCAATCAGTCCAGCATCTTTCCCTTCAAAATATCGGCCGACTTTTTACGCGGTACTACTGCGGGACATATATTCCTCTTACGCTTATGTCATTTGCCGCTGAGCATGGCCGGTTCAAGGATAACCCCATGCCTTACCACGCGTTGAACATTATCCTGCATGCTCTCAACGCTTTGCTCGTGCTCTGGCTCGTGTCTCTGTTATCAAAAAATTCCTGGGTTGCCTTCATTGCGGCCCTGATCTTCGCAGTGCATCCCCTGCGCATCGAATCAGTGGCCTGGATCGCTGAGCGGAAAGATGTGCTATTCGCGTTCTTTTACTTATTGGCGATCATCACGTATATTTATTATACCGGGCGCGCGCGCCTGTTGCTTTATTTCGCTTCGCTGGCATGCTTTGTGCTTGCATTATTCGCCAAGGGTGTCGCCGCCACGCTGCCCTTTGTGCTCCTGCTGTTCGACTATTTCCAGAACCGGCGCGGCCGTGTTATCATCATTAACAAACTGCCTTATCTTGTTCTTGCCGTTTTCTTCACCGTGATCGCGATCTCAGCGCAGAAAACGCTGCCCGGCCATTCATTCCCATTCTTGAAGAATATCTTCATCATGAGTTATGTCGTGCTATTTTATATCGGTAAAACTATCCTCCCTATCGGACTCTCGCCGCTTTATCCCTTCCCCATGACGATCGTAAGTAAAATGCCATGGCAATTCTGGCTGGCTCCTATTATTGTGATCATTATTGCTGTTTTGGTCATAGTGACCAGCAGACGCTCGAAAATGATCGCGTTCGGGTGTCTTTTCTTTCTCCTTACGATCTTGCCGGTATTGCAGTTCATCCCGGTCGCCGGACCCGAGATCGCCGCTAATCGTTATACCTACATCCCATCGATCGGGCTTATCCTGATATTCGCCGAAGCCATTGCCTGGATATACCGAAAAATAAGTTCCTCACATGCGGGATCGCTTAAGTTCCTGCCAGCAGCAGCGATCGTCGTAATAATCGCGCTCTTCGTTGTCACATCCATGAACCGTTGCCGGGTTTGGAAAAACAGTATAACGCTTTGGTCTGATGTTATAAAAAAATATCCTGATTTTCCTCATGCTTATACAATGAGAGCGCAGGCGTATGCTGATGCCGACAACATGAAAATGGCGGTCGCTGATTACACCCGCGCCCTGGACATCAACCCGGGGTTCAGTGCGGCCCTGCTTGGCCGTGGCAACTTGCTGTTAAAGATCGGCGACTTCAGCGGCGCGATCGCGGACTATTTCAGAATCTTGGAGATCGATCAAAAACTTGTTGATGCTTACGTCAACCGCGGTAATGCATACAGCGCGCTGGGGCAGTTCGATCCCGCGCTGGACGATTATAACCATGCTCTGGTCATCGACCCATTCAATAACAATGCCATATACAACCGCGCGGTCGTGTATTTTTTAATTGGAAATAATGATAAGGCCTGGCAAGATGTTAGAAGGCTCCTGGAAGTTGGCTATCCGGTAAAACCGGAATTTCTGGAAGCGCTAAAAAAACAACACCCTGATCAACACCCGTAA
- a CDS encoding DUF362 domain-containing protein, translating into MKKYSRRDFLKISASAAALAILPKVFFAAKKEIKKGPLVGVARGKPAKLVKAAIDAIGGMEKFVAQGSRVLIKPNIAFAANAESGATTSADIVKQVVELCLNAGAATIVIGEHTIASAELCANKSNIRSAIVDEEKVSLLLFTKKRQFTETTVAAGKVLTTVEIASELQKVDVIINLPVAKSHSATGVSLGMKNLMGLIWDRNFFHYTDLDQTIAELATVIKPDLNIIDATRVLTDGGPGGPGETAVLNTVVASTDIVAADSYAVGLTPWYGKSFKGTEVKHIIAAAELGVGEIDTARMDIKEIKV; encoded by the coding sequence ATGAAAAAATACAGCCGACGGGATTTTCTTAAGATCAGCGCCAGCGCGGCTGCCCTGGCGATCCTGCCCAAGGTTTTTTTTGCCGCCAAAAAAGAGATCAAGAAAGGTCCGCTGGTCGGCGTAGCCAGAGGCAAACCGGCAAAACTGGTCAAAGCCGCGATCGATGCGATCGGTGGCATGGAAAAATTCGTGGCGCAGGGCAGCAGAGTACTGATTAAACCTAACATCGCCTTCGCTGCCAATGCCGAGAGCGGGGCTACGACCAGTGCCGATATCGTAAAGCAGGTAGTCGAGCTCTGTCTTAACGCCGGCGCCGCCACGATCGTGATCGGCGAGCATACGATCGCCAGCGCGGAACTATGCGCGAACAAGTCGAACATCCGTTCGGCGATCGTTGATGAAGAGAAAGTGAGTTTGCTGCTGTTCACGAAAAAGCGGCAGTTCACCGAGACCACGGTTGCGGCCGGCAAGGTTCTGACAACCGTGGAGATCGCCAGCGAATTACAGAAGGTCGATGTCATCATTAATCTACCGGTCGCGAAATCACACTCGGCGACCGGCGTGAGTCTCGGGATGAAAAACCTTATGGGTTTGATCTGGGACCGCAACTTTTTCCACTATACGGATCTTGACCAGACGATCGCCGAGCTTGCCACTGTGATAAAACCAGATCTGAACATCATCGATGCCACGCGGGTTCTGACCGATGGCGGCCCGGGCGGTCCGGGCGAGACCGCGGTCCTGAATACCGTGGTCGCCTCTACCGATATCGTCGCGGCTGATTCGTATGCGGTCGGCCTCACGCCCTGGTACGGCAAGTCTTTCAAGGGTACAGAAGTCAAGCATATTATCGCGGCTGCCGAGCTGGGCGTGGGTGAAATCGATACTGCCAGGATGGACATCAAAGAGATAAAGGTATAA
- a CDS encoding helix-turn-helix domain-containing protein, with the protein MAIDLEKYKFLEGLEKDAEFIFEGLKLDLLEEIVMIMKTKGISRAELARKLGTSRAYITRMLRADVNFTMMKLVQIAQALGTQLKVDFSLRNSNAKRQHKVRQTS; encoded by the coding sequence ATGGCCATCGATTTAGAGAAATACAAATTCCTTGAAGGTTTGGAAAAAGATGCTGAATTCATTTTTGAAGGACTTAAGCTTGACCTCCTTGAAGAAATTGTAATGATCATGAAGACCAAAGGGATCAGCCGCGCTGAATTAGCTCGAAAACTCGGTACCTCACGTGCCTATATAACCAGAATGCTGCGTGCCGATGTCAACTTCACCATGATGAAGCTTGTACAGATTGCACAGGCGTTGGGAACTCAACTGAAGGTTGATTTCAGCCTCCGCAACTCCAACGCCAAACGGCAACACAAAGTTCGGCAAACGAGTTAA